The following DNA comes from Magnolia sinica isolate HGM2019 chromosome 18, MsV1, whole genome shotgun sequence.
TTCTTTTGGCTGTTTATCTCAAAACCTTTTTAATGAAATCACCTGAtacctctttaaaaaaaaaaaagaaaaaagagaaaattttagGAGAATTGAGAGTACCCATCAAATACATTCGACACAATCAAGGTGATCGATGTCAACACAATAACTTGATAAGTGCATGGATGTACTAAAAAGTGGTATTTGTTGAGATTTGTGGATTTATGGTAAAGGAGATTGAGGAGTTGCTTGGTACGATTAACATCTTGGAGAAGGTTTTAGCTAACAATGGGCCTAAAGGGAGATCACCAGGCTCAAGATCCCTTGCCTTAGGTGCTTCAATGGGGCAAGGGTCGCaaaggagctggagaagttttgttGCATAGGGACCAAATATTTCAATGCTTCCAAGTAAGAGGACAAGGAGGCCAAAGTGCACAAGGCAATCATGTATCTTACCCATGATGTGATGTTGTGGTTGTATAGGAGGTATGGTGACATTGGAAGGACTCTACCATCACTACATGGGAAGACTTTAAGGAGTCGAAGTTGCAATTCTTTCATGAGAACATGGAGTACTTGGCAAGAAAGGGTATTAAGAGACTTGGGCAGATTAGGTCGATTTGGGACTATTTGAACTAGTGCATGACGTTGTTGGTGGACATCATGGTTAAGGCAGAGAGAATCTTTTCTTCATCATGGATGGCCTATAGCTATATGTGGAGCAAGAGTTACAACGGTGTGGTGTGGTGGTGATCTTCATAGGGAGGTTGGAGGTATAACACTCATATGGTCCTATAAAGTGCCCCCACAAAGATATCATCATTCAGATGGTTGGTAGCAAGGAAGAAGGTTCTTATTGTGGATAATTTGCAAAAAATGTGTAATGCTAATCCCAAATATTTGCATCTTTTATATGAGAGACAAAGCAGTGTACCACCTCTTTTTGCATTGCCCCTTTTTGGGTCCGATCTGGGAGGACATTTTTGGGTCGATTTCTTGTAATGTGGATCGCCCCGGATTCGGTGGATCATCTCCCATCAGCTTGGAATGGGGTCAACATTGGGTCATTTTTTCCGTAACAGCTATTACGGCCTTTACAACCTCATAACGTATAACAGTTACAactgttacctttatgtaacggccattacggcacaccatgatgaGGATGTTCACATAAAAGGAAAGGCTGCTTGAGCTATGGTGGACATCAATGCAACTAACAACTACATCGTAGGTAAGGCGACAAAACGATTCGGTTTAGAATTGGTGAAGGAATCTAGCCAGATGAAGGTAGTTCTAGGAGGCAAACCCATTCACAGTGTGGTTGGGGATGTTGAACTACACATCAACGACTGGACTGATAAGACTTGTTTCTTCACTATTACAATGGATGACTTCAAAGTGATCCTAGGCATAGGGTTCTTGAGCACATCGCAGGCAATGCCCATGCCCTTGGTGTTTTGTGCGTCATGGACGAATgaatgtaatgcaggggcattttcacatcaggctcaagtggggttgcctgtgggatgcagggacactcgaggtgggtggctcgtgtgaggcggtacccatgtgatttgggacccacgagaggggtttggccgaggtcctaacccatgagatgtggggcttgggctatgagataaatggattgattcgccatgctttaaCAGTTGGAGCTTTTTGAGCaagcggttaattgtcctgcatcaaattggtatcagagtgggaagtctcgtgttcgagactcctcaccgggggtgattaatgcatgagcattttcacaccgggctcgagtgaggttgcctatgggatgcggggacacactcggggtgggcggctagtgtgaggcgggtggctcatgagaggcgggccccactcatgtgaggcgggtggctcgtgtgaggtggtacccatgtgatttggggcccacgaggggggttcggccaaggtcctaacctatgagatgtggAGCTTgggtgagataaagggattgattcgccatgctttaatagttcgagcttttagagcaagtggttaattgttctgtgtcaaattggtatcagagtgagaggtctcgtgtttgaaacacctcatcgggggtgattaatgtaggggcattttcacaccgggctcgagtggggttgcctgtgacacacttggggtgggcggcctgtgagaggcgggtggctcgtgtgaggtagtacctatgtgatttggggcccacgagggaggttcggccgaggtcctaacccatgagatgtagagcctgggctatgagataaagggattgatatgccatgctctaacagttggagcttttagagcaaatagttaattgtcctacatcaaatttgtatcagagcgggaggtctcgtgttcgagactcctcactgggggtgattaatgcaggggcattttcacaccaagtttgagtggggttgcctgtgggatgcagggacgcactcggggtgggcggcctgtgtgaggtgggtgccttgtgtgaggcagtacccatgtgatttggggcccacgaggggggttcggccgaggtcctaactcctaacccatgagatgtggggcctatgcTATgggataaatggattaatttgccatgctctaacaattcgagcttttagagcaagtggttaattgtcctacatcaaaatgCCAAATATGTTTCTTGTGGTTCATGTTGGGAAGGTGAAGGTGGAGACCATCACAAAATTGCAACTTTATGACAACATGTGGAAGCCATATCATGAGTATGTTGAAGACCTGAGCAAGGTGTGTTGGGCACCAACGATTATATTGGCTTCCTATGACAAGGAAGTTGAGCACCTAATAGCTGATTGCAAGACAAGCATATGTAGAGTCGCTATATATAAAGAATACTTAGTGAAATGAAAGGGACATTGAGCGTGAAGCAAGCTAGGAATGAGCAAACATTGTGTGGTAGTTTGAAGACCATATAACTTGACTGGGGCATTGACACAATAGGTGGGGGGAGAATTGTCACAGGCTTGGAGGCTCATCTATGGACTTAGCCATTTTATGTTCACTTTGTGCTTATGATGCCTCTACATAGTTTAACATTGCGTAGAGAACCTTGAAATATTCTAGAGTTCTCTAAGAGAGTCTTGTAGTTAGACTTGTTTAGATTAATCTAGAAACTTTCTAGAGGATTTCTTACCGTTGAACGAatgccacatggcatcatcttGCCATTCTATGCTTTTAGAGATTCCTTATAGTTCTAATCTTCTCTCACggtattctgtaatggtaacggtAGCCGCATAATGACTAccattgttacctttatgatacgggctGTAACCAAGGCGTTCCaaaatggtaatggtggctgtaacggctaccaccattaccgttatgatatgggccgtaacggccgttatggaccCCCCCCCCTCTTATGAAAAAACTGTTATAGGACCACTATGGGGCTTTTACAGGGCCGTTACGGGACCATTACAAGGCTGTTACTGCTATTATGGCCGTTTCGATCTCGTTACGTggaacggttatgaccgttaccgttatgtaatGACCGTTacgtaactgattttgaatatcttggttgtaatggctgttatggtccatttttaaattgaaaaggaaaaaaaaaaaaacctaaaaaaccTATATCGGATCCGTAATGGACCATTGCGGCCTTTAGGGGGGCATAATGGGTCGTTATGGGttattttttctgtaacggctgttacagccctGTACCATGTAATGGTTGCATTCTATCTTTATGTAACAGCCATTAAGGCACCCCATGTCTTCTCTGCATGGTGCAATACAAGCGTTCTTATTTCACTCTCGTGTTCTCGTGAGTTCTTTTCCATCCTAACTAGTTCTTAGTATCTAGCTTGTATTGGTGCATGTGGGGGACATGCTGACTCAAGTAGTGTGTTGGGGCTTTGTGGGAGTGCCGTGCAGGTGAAGAGTGCCAAGGCTTTAGCAAGTCTCTGACAGAATACAAAAAATTACTAAACTAAATGAATGTACAGAAAAGTACAATGCATTGAGTTACAAATTAGCAGCCGCTGGTGGACCACTCGGCTGTCTTTGGCAACCCTCTTGTAACAAAAATGATTTACAGTGCATTGAGTTTCATTTAGACACATGGACAACTTGATCAATTGCTTTATACAACCAATTAGGTCTGCCTTACACTTCATGTGCCACCGTGCAAAGATCACATGGTCAACTTACCATTTCCATCCCAACATTGTccttatattttatacatatctgTTTTCAAATCATGgatcggatggctaggatcatttaaTAGATGGTGGCCGTCTATCATATCAAAAGAAATCCAACCTTGGGGCCAccaatggatggctgagattgatAATGGGATCTACCTCCATAGAGtgctaatcttttttttttttttttaaataatttcctTGGAGTTCCAATCTTCTCTACAAAAGTGCAATACAAGCTTTCTAATTCCACTCTCTTGTTTTCTCTTGAGTTATTCTGCATGCTAGCTAGTTCGTGGTGTCTAGCACATAGTAGTGCATGTGGTGATAGGCTGACTCTAGTAGTGTGTTGGGGCATTGCGAGAGTGCCACAACAGTGCTCAAGAGTAGGCAAGTCCGTGGAAAAATGCAATAAATAACTAAACTAAATGAATGTGCAATAAGTGTAATGCACCAGGTTACAAATTATTAGCCGCTACTAAACCACTCAGGGCTAGTCTTTGTAATCTTCTTATAGAAAAATGAGTTACTGAGCATTGAGTTGCATTTGGACGCATGGCCAAACTAATCAATTGATTTGGATATCCCTTTAATACAAAGATCTCATGATTCAGCTTGCTATGTACATCCAAACAAGGTCCTTTGATTTTGTACCTATTTGTTTTTAAAATCATGGATGGGATGGCTCATTCATCGGAGCCTATCTATTATATCAAAAGAAATCCAATatgggggccaccaaatggatgactcGGATGGATCACGTGATCTATttccattaagggcctgtttgtttcgcTAATTTCCCTAGTAATGTAAATGAAATGtgtcatcattacaattttaccacGGCCAAACCAAACACAAGAATTGTTGATCAAATGGGTATTCAGGAATCAAGGAATTTGTAATTATTGCACTTTTTAATGTAATTATTCAGGAATCCAAATAATGACATCAGTGTATTTTAttgatgatttgacattaaagtaatgtaaaaatGCCATCATTTTGATTTTACTGCTAATAAACAAAATATGAGATTTGGTGATCAAATGCAGATGTTGTTAGGAGATaggtaaagtaatttgtaatcattgcacattgcctttacattggaaattggtgaaacaaacaggccctaatggtctTGATCATCCATTTTCGTGGAATGAATTCAAGTCATGCTTTAGGAATCGAATTTATACCaatcatttcatcattttccttctgAACATTGTGATCAGTACACAGATTGGGAACAAGGTtcaatcttgaactgcaagggaaTATGTAATGAGTGCTAAATGAACCTGTTTCCATCAGTTGGATGGGAGTCTTAGCGTCAACACTCCAACATGGGATGCTTGTGCAAGATCAATGCCATTCATCAAGTAGAGCATACCATGAGCATGCTTTGGACCCAATATCAGCTAGCTCACATGTGCATTGATTATGGACTATTGGTAATTTtttgtaaccatccatttttctcacaGTTAGTCCGGATAATGCTTAAATGATGACGACGACGGCGACCGATTGTTTGCATAcaagtttggcccacctgatgaatgaaccAGTCTGAGTTTTGGGCAAATGGCATGCTCACAATGCACCAAtcaaatgaatggtctggatcttgcaCATGAGTTTCATGTTGGTATGCGTTCTGTGTAGTCCATCCTCATGTCATGTGGTACATTTAACACTCCTCATATCTTATGTAATGTATATGTTGCGTGAATGATGATCCGTACACTTCGTGAGTTATCTGATTTCCAAATCTAGACAAGCCTGCAAATGTGTTTTGAAGTTGGAACATACTTTTGCAAATTTGAATCTTCAGATATCTacaaataatattcatgaaaaaataagaaagaaagaaaaaagagaggaaagaaacTGCAAATGCATGTGATGGCTCGCTATGACTTAACAGGCAGATAGACATTCAATGCCCAAGAAAGATGGAAAGTCTCCATCTGGATCTGTTGAGCATCTTTCCCAATCTTCTTATAGGTTCTGCAAGAAAAAAACGAGCACCCCTATCTAGAGATGGTGTGCATTTGCTGAGATCTTGTTTACTTTAATCTTTCAAGAAGCAAACCACTTGGAAGGCAAAATCATCCTTCAACTTTGCTGCCATGTTGTGCTAAGCAAGTCAGATCTCTAGTTGCTTGTTTGACGTTattgataaataaaaattccaaCTTCCTTTTGGGGAAGTGTTCTGACGTAGATATCTTGCTTGCGCGGTTCTCATTTATTTGCAACTTACTACCTATATTACATTGATAATGATTACGACTTTTGGCAATGTGATATGATATTCCTATCTTGATACCAAGAGGGTGGAATCAATATAATGTTTATACCATGCTCCACTTTTTTTCATCTGCTCACACTCTCTTTTGTGTCAGTGTCCCAAAGCATCTGGAGTCCGCAAATACAATATTTTCATTCATATGGTGGATCATTGGATTCTATTGGGTATCTGCTGGAGGCCAAACTTTAACCCATGATGCACCTCAGCTTTACTGGTCTGTGCAAACTTATTCATCTCCTGGTGTGGTTTGAACCTGGCATCTGCACCTGCTTGTACTGATTACTCACTCTGGCAATTTTGTTTTGCAGGCTTTGCATAGTTTTTCTGGCATTTGATGTGTTCTTTGTTGTTTTCTGTGTTGCCTTGGCGTGTGTCATCAGCATTGCTGTTTGCTGCTGTCTTCCATGTATTATTGCAATTTTATATGCAGTGGCTGATCAGGTACTCACATTGACATTGGTTGTGTGCTTTTCATGGTATTTTTTTTCCATTGTTGATGAAGTCATCTTAATAATGATTTGCTTGGTAGTTCACATTCATTGGCCATCGACTCTGGGCTATAATGGAAAAATACCAAGTTCTAAAAACCAAACTGTCCAAATATCGGCCCCACTTTAGATAGTGAACCCATActtacacatggcatacatgtaagAGCCAGGGacaaatgatcctgaccatcaacTTGCAATTGAATTTGTACATCTgccaaaaattacactgatcagatgatcctgaccatcgaaTTTTCCATTTAATTTGAACTGATGAATAACCCAGATCCGCTCTGCTCGTCTGAGACAGAAACATGGGAATGATAGTTTTCTTGCCAAATGCgtgttttatatatgtatatatatatatatatatatatatatatatatatatatatatatatatatatatatatatatatatatatatatatatatatagacatggGAATCAAACAATAGTGGGTAATTTGGTTCAATCATTTTTATGCAAGTTCTCACATAAGATCTCATATTTTGCACCAATACACTGGTTTGATCCATCTCCAATATTAACCAGAAGTAATTGGTTCTTTGTTGAAAGCTAATCCTAGTGAGTAGAGTCTGCAGATTGAATTCAGTCTGGCAAATTTCTTATTGCTGCAGTCATAATTGAAGACATGAAGCAACATTTGCATGTTGAACTCAGCAGTCCCCTTAATTAAGTAGGTCCTGTGTTGAAAGTAGTTAGGGGTTCAGGTGAGGGGTGCAACAAGCATCAAAGTGTAGTGGGTCTTCTAGTTTAAGAGAGAGATGTGCTTCCTTTTCAAGTCCACAATTTCTCACAGTCATTAAGTTGCTCAGTTAAAAGATGACAATAACATGTGTCTGTATGTTGGGTTTTGTGTTTTTGACTATTTTAATGTAATGATACGAAGGTGTTTGGCTCTTTGGCATTTCAGGAGCAGAGAAAAATAAAGTGGTTTTTGGAATTTCTACACTTagtaaagtttctaaaaattgcaATTAGGTGTCTTTTGGGTTGTCTCTAAAAGAAAGAGCTCTTTCGTATAAGAAAAATATCTTTCCATGATTTTCAGGAATATTGTTAAAATTAGAAATCCCAAAAATTGCAAATTATTTTTCTCGTGGCTTTTAACTGAGTATATGGTCCGTGAGAATGGGTGAAATGAGCATATCAAAGTTTAATGGGTTTCATAGCCTAAGCGaggtatatgcttcattttcaaGTCCCCCATTCTGCTCATGGCCGATTCAGGAGAAGAAAATGTTGTGACTTTGGAATTTCTACTTTTATTAGGATTTCTAAAAATCATGAAAAGGTGTCTTTTGGGTGTCTTTGAAAGAAACAACTCTTCTAGTTCCAAACTAGTATCCTTTCATGATTTTTTCGAAAGTTTTACTAAAAAGTAGAAATCCCAAAAATTGCATATTAATTTTCCTGCGGCCTGAACCAAATTCAGCCTAACATAGCATATTAACTACATGGAAATAATGATGCACAGAGATCCATATTACCTGAACCAGGCAGCATGGCAAGGCAAAAATATGTtgctcagtctctctctctctgagcccTTTGTATCACTGAACTATGGTCCCTCTCCCTCTTGTTCAAACTGAAAGCTGAGGATACTGTGCACATCCCCGCAATGTGGATTGCATAATTCCTCTTGAAATTGGatgaattgcataaacttctggAGTACCTTTTACAAGTTGTCGTCACAAGCTTCTTGCATTCGCATCGCATTCTTTCTGAAAGCAGGAAGGAGCATCCGATGAAGACATCCGTAAGCTTCCAAAATACAAGTTCCAAAGGATTGGCAATTTTGAAAATCTTAGTGGTGAAATATCAGAACCTTTTGGAGGAACAATGACTGAATGCAGCAGCGAGATGCCCACCGAACGCGTTCTTTCTGCCGAGGATGCTGTAAGTTgtccattttgaattttttaatcttGAAGTTGTTTAgtattaatatttctaaaattcaaatgaTAGTAATGTGAACATCTTCAGCAGTTACActtctctcctttcctttcttaCTCGAAGATTCTTCCATCAGAATGGAATCTTAAcagaatttaaatttttttaaaaaaatgcatgcCATCTTTTGCAGTGCTTCCCAACGATCCTTAAAATGAAAGGTTGTGGTGTGCTTGTAGGAATGTTGCATCTGCCTGTCTGCTTATGATGATGGGGTCGAGCTGCGTGAGCTTCCTTGCGGCCATCATTTTCACTACACCTGCATAGACAAGTGGTTGTACATCAATGCTACTTGCCCGCTCTGCAAGTATAACATCATAAAGAGTGCTAGCCATGGTAGGGAAGAAGTGTAGCAGATGGTTCTTTTGCCATGTGCCATCAACAGTTACATGGAACAGATGCCCACACAGACAGCCAGGGTACACATGCTCATTGTGTAACATCATGTATATCTTTTATGTTCTATGCTTGTTTCATTCACGCATGAATACAATGTGCGTTTGGCGGTGTATATACTGCATGTAACTATGTTGTTTCCATACTGGGTATTTAATGTATTCAAGCTTATGCACTTGCAACATATTGTGTGGGTCGGAAGGGAACCAGCTTGTACATGTTTTGGGCCTAGCAGCCTTTATCAAGGACGAGAGAGCATTGATTCCTTTTCACTGTAATTCCAGTTACTGTGTTGATACATATATGTACGAGGTTTGATTTTGGGTGTTCAATTGGATTGTGATAATTCAATTCATCAAGGGCTTGTTTTGTAGATGTATTTGGTATGAATTGGAATCCAAGTCACAATTATCATGGAATTTATGTGACTTGGAATCCTCAATTATGTTTGACTTGTAATTGAAATCTAAAAACTATATTTACTAGCCTTAATTGGAATGCATTAGAATTTTTTAGTATATTCACAGCAACCTCAATTTAATAAAGTAAAAATTAGTGTAAGTATGTGACATTTGACAAAATTACTATAATATGCCTATTAAAATCTATAGTTGGCAAAGAAAGATGAGGAAATGGGACTGTTTTTTCAAATAGTCCGTTAGACGGTCAATGTTCGAACAGattggatcattctattggtgtgattttagtgatgcaattgataattgggTTGTTTTGGTGTATAATCAGTGTGCCATATGTATGGTGGATTAGTAACTTGCAATGCTTTTGTTACCCAAAGGGAGCCAGCAAAGCTAAGCTATTTCACACCAAAACTCAATGGATTCACAGTGAAACAAGGGGATTTCAAAACACGCAGAAAGATACCATCAATTACAGTGGCAAACGTACAAAAAAAGTGCAATTACCATCAGTTTCCAATGAATACCACTTGATGTATGGTGCCAAACAACACCTAAAGAGTAAATAAATTGTTTATTTAGATACAAACGATTACTGAAGGTTTTCGTAATATACAAACTTTCTAACTTTGTCCAAAGTCCTACGGTAGTCTTTTGGTCAAGGTCATTATAAAGAAAATCATCCGCTAAACATAATTAGATTGAGGTAATTGCTCTCTGATCAAGTTCTTCACATTCTTCAATGTTCACAGTCACTGGATAACGACCTGTTGCAATTTTTGCTGAATTAAgaggcctctcatcttcaccttctatagctcaaagttattttttccggTGAACTTCTGTCTCATACTTTATGTTCGATTCTTTCATTGTCATGTTTCATATTCAaatctaataccacttgttaagAGCCGTGGAAGCAAACTCCGAATTCAAATCATATAATGAAAGATAAACACAAACAAAATGGTCATAAATAACATATGAATTTATGTGTAAAAACCCTGGCAGCAAAAAACCACCGCACAAAGCGACGGACAATCAACTATGAAAATGAAAGTACAAGAGATTAGACAAACTAACAAATGCAAAACTCTAGTTTCCTTTCTTTTAAAACCTAGAAATGATTTTGCTCTCATTGTTCTACCCTAGTCTcatattacacccatatatataggaAACAAATTGCGTAATTACAGAAAACTGTGAGCGCCGTCGATATGAGCATCAATCGATCTccatgttcgatcaattgaacatGCTGACAAATGTCTagcgagcaaactagaaaattcaaaagaatttcGATTAAGTC
Coding sequences within:
- the LOC131232559 gene encoding E3 ubiquitin-protein ligase At4g11680-like, producing the protein MERSRTTPTTTSASLNSAAADDIIDSTPFLGSSSPNRDDDRSRRFSRVPSLRGAARFLRQASSGRMMREPSMLVRETAAEQLEERQSDWAYSRPVVLLDILWNLAFVGIVMAVLVLSRDESPSMPLRLWIVGYALQCVVHMVCVGVEYRRRHLPWRRIVVESRSWGSTSSGGRQNVEEVGEEYAVRSEDAERTSVPKHLESANTIFSFIWWIIGFYWVSAGGQTLTHDAPQLYWLCIVFLAFDVFFVVFCVALACVISIAVCCCLPCIIAILYAVADQEGASDEDIRKLPKYKFQRIGNFENLSGEISEPFGGTMTECSSEMPTERVLSAEDAECCICLSAYDDGVELRELPCGHHFHYTCIDKWLYINATCPLCKYNIIKSASHGREEV